A stretch of DNA from Candidatus Bathyarchaeum sp.:
AGGTTTGCAGCTTGAGCGGATTTAATCCATTTTTTTGTAAGAAAAACTGTACCAAAAAAGCTAAGCAGAAGAATTATTCCAGCGATGATTAAATCATTAGTTCCAATCAACAAGTTATCAAAAAAGTCAGAAAAACCAGCGCTAAAAGCCATCAAAGCAACAGAAACAGAGTCAAAAACCGTCGAGACCACATTTTTCACCTAGTTGTTCAGGATTTTTTTGTTCGTTATTTTAGTGCATCTGTAGCACTAAAGACTTAAACCTTGCCCCAAAACGCTTTCTACTTGGTCCAGATGCCTCGGCCAAATCCGCGATAAACAAATCCTGCTTTTTCTGCTCTTACGGGGTCGATTACTTGTGCCATATCCACAATTGCTGCGGGTTGTTTCATCAACAGTTGAAGCCGTTTAAGGTTTAACCGACTGAAACGCTCATGACCTACTGCCACAACTATGCAATCTATGCCCTCAACTGTTTGAGACATGGTTTTTTCAGCGTCATAATTCATACTTGTCAGTTCATTGGGTGTGAAAAAGGGATCATAAACTTTGATGTTTGCACCCATTTTTTTTAGTTGCTTTACCAGCTTTTTTGTAGCAGAGTGAGCTACTTTTTTGCGATTGGGCAAGGTAGAAACTCCAAAAACTGCGATTTTAGACCGCCGTAAATTCTTCTTGGTTGTGCGTAAAGCTTCTCTAGTTAGACGTATTGCGTGGTCTAATGTTTCATCATTTATCTTTGTTGATAATGATAACATACGCAATTTTACGTCTAAGGCTTCAGCTTCATTAACTAGAATGTAAGAGTTACGGGGATTGTGCAACCCTGCCATTCCTGAACAGTTTATTGGATTAGTCAAGTCACGAACTGTTACAAAGTCGATACCTGCTTTTTCACAAAACTTTGCGAACTCGTTTGCAAAGGCGAGGTTGACTTCTTTGTATGCTTCTTCTAAGAGTTTGACGGCTTCTGCGATTTTGACGTCTTTTACTCGAACTATGTTAGAATTTGTTATTGTTTCCAAAATCAGGCAGGCAACTTTTGAACTGCGTTTGGTTACGCCGCCTACAATTTTTGTTCCATTATGCAGGTTATCTGAAGGATTTGATGCATTGTTTAGAGTTGAAAAATAGGCGATTCCGAAATTTTCTCCTGCTTTTAATCCTGAAGCATTTTCCAGAATTTCTTTTACTACTGTTTGGGTCATGCCTGGACCCATAGTATTTTGGAACATAACCAATGAACCTGAAGTTAGGCTCATGCCAATGTCTTTGCATGTTTTCTCGAAACGTGAGTAATCGGGCTTCTTTTTTGAATCCAAAGACGCCGAAACCCCAACAACTATGACGCTACTTTTGGAAATTGCTTTTCGAATATTAGTTGTTGAAAGAAATCTTTTGTTTTTTATTTTTGGCTCAATAAATTTTCGAAGATCAGTTTCAGTAAAAGGGGAGACACCCTTTTGTAATTGATGAATAAGGTGGCTATTAGAATCCACACCAATAACTTTGAAACCTGCTTCAATAAAAAGCCCAGCAGTAACTAAACCTGTTCTTCCACAGCCTACAACGCAAGCAGTGTAGTTTTGTCGAGTTTTTGAATCCTGCAAATCATTGCTCGACAGGTTCATGATGCTGGACATTTTTTGTTCTCCCAGTTCTTTACTTTACTGTGTTATTAATAGTCTACGAACATATTTGTTACAAGTATATTAAATGCTCAAAAAATCTATAGGAATAATTTGACAAAAAGCTGTAAACAATCAGTTCATATTATTCGCTCTTTTTCTGTGATGTCTTCTTTTATCTCTTTGGAATGACAAACAGTAACGTTTCTAGAAACTGTCACATTATCATTGATGACAACGTAATCCCCAATTACACAACCGTCCATGATAGTTGCTGCCTTACCAACTGTTACTCCTTCGCCGATAACCGCGCCCTTTACACATGCATTATCTAAAATTGTTGCACCCGGAAAAATCACAGAATTTTCTACAGTAACGTTTTTGCCCAAAATAACATCTCGCCCAATAACCGCATAGGGGCCCACTTGCGAGGCGGAACCAACAGTTACTCCGGAATCAACACTAACAGGTTCATTAACCGACACCGTTTCATGAACTTTGACGTTGTACCCAAAGGATTGCTTGTTGGTTTTACTATCCATCAATACTTTATTTGCTCTAACATAATCCAAAGGTTTTCCAATGTCTACCCAGATGTCATTAAATTCATGACCAAACATCTTGTTCTGTGATGCAATTACTGGAAACACTTCACGTTCTATTGAAACTGGCCGACCGGCAGGAATATAATCAAAAATTGTAGGGTCTAAAACGTAAACTCCAGCGTTAATCAGATTGCTTGGCGCTTTTTCTGCGGGTGCTTTTTCTATAAACTGGGTTATCCGATTGTTTTCAGTTAGTTTAACGGTTCCGTATCTACTGGGGTCTTCAACCCGATACAAGGCAATGGTGGCAACAGCGTTGTTTTCTTTATGTTTCTTTACTAGTTTCTTATAATC
This window harbors:
- a CDS encoding nucleotide sugar dehydrogenase, which translates into the protein MSSIMNLSSNDLQDSKTRQNYTACVVGCGRTGLVTAGLFIEAGFKVIGVDSNSHLIHQLQKGVSPFTETDLRKFIEPKIKNKRFLSTTNIRKAISKSSVIVVGVSASLDSKKKPDYSRFEKTCKDIGMSLTSGSLVMFQNTMGPGMTQTVVKEILENASGLKAGENFGIAYFSTLNNASNPSDNLHNGTKIVGGVTKRSSKVACLILETITNSNIVRVKDVKIAEAVKLLEEAYKEVNLAFANEFAKFCEKAGIDFVTVRDLTNPINCSGMAGLHNPRNSYILVNEAEALDVKLRMLSLSTKINDETLDHAIRLTREALRTTKKNLRRSKIAVFGVSTLPNRKKVAHSATKKLVKQLKKMGANIKVYDPFFTPNELTSMNYDAEKTMSQTVEGIDCIVVAVGHERFSRLNLKRLQLLMKQPAAIVDMAQVIDPVRAEKAGFVYRGFGRGIWTK
- a CDS encoding NDP-sugar synthase — protein: MKAIILAGGVGTRLRPLSCTRPKLLFPVLNKPLLDRTFERLAEAEVNGIVLAVKHMSQVFMQRYGNSQNGLSISYSLEKKPMWTGGAIKYAEELIGHDEPFLVLNGDIFTTLDYKKLVKKHKENNAVATIALYRVEDPSRYGTVKLTENNRITQFIEKAPAEKAPSNLINAGVYVLDPTIFDYIPAGRPVSIEREVFPVIASQNKMFGHEFNDIWVDIGKPLDYVRANKVLMDSKTNKQSFGYNVKVHETVSVNEPVSVDSGVTVGSASQVGPYAVIGRDVILGKNVTVENSVIFPGATILDNACVKGAVIGEGVTVGKAATIMDGCVIGDYVVINDNVTVSRNVTVCHSKEIKEDITEKERII